A genomic region of Salvelinus namaycush isolate Seneca chromosome 7, SaNama_1.0, whole genome shotgun sequence contains the following coding sequences:
- the rpl22l1 gene encoding 60S ribosomal protein L22-like 1 — MAPLKQKKQTVVKRTKRGVSWKFTLDLTHPVEDGILDSANFETFLKERVKVNGKTGNLANVIEIARLKNKINVTSQKQFSKRYLKYLTKKYLKKNNLRDWLRVVASDKETYELRYFQISQEEEESDNDE, encoded by the exons CTAAAGCAGAAGAAACAGACTGTGGTCAAGAGGACCAAGAGGGGGGTGTCCTGGAAGTTCACCCTGGACCTGACCCACCCTGTGGAGGACGGAATTCTGGACTCGGCCAACTTC GAAACATTCCTCAAAGAGAGGGTAAAGGTCAATGGCAAGACAGGAAATCTGGCTAATGTAATCGAGATCGCCCGCCTGAAGAACAAGATCAACGTCACGTCACAGAAGCAGTTCTCTAAGAG GTACCTGAAATACCTGACCAAGAAGTACCTGAAGAAGAACAACCTCCGTGATTGGTTGAGAGTCGTGGCGTCAGACAAGGAGACCTACGAGCTGAGATACTTCCAGATCAgccaggaagaggaggagtcagACAATGACGAGTAG
- the LOC120050943 gene encoding probable cationic amino acid transporter produces the protein MAEWLRRVSWGDAWYSLYSRLLRTKPVGRMGQGSEVSDDITEVGGLARVLTTADLVSLGVGSCVGTGMYVVAGLVAKEMAGPGVILSFIIAAVASILSGVCYAEFGVRVPKTTGSAYTYSYVTVGECTAFFIGWNLILEYLIGTAAGASALSSMFDSLANHSISSYMITHLGTLRGLGKGEESYPDVLAMAISLVVTVIVSLGVRNSVGLNNVLNMVNLVVWCFLIISGLFFLSADNWEAGNFLPYGWSGVMKGAATCFYAFIGFDIIATTGEEAKSPNTSIPYAITASLITCLTAYVSVSVVLTLMVPYDLIDGSAPLMEMFAVHGFLPGKYIVAVGSIAGLTVSLMGSLFPMPRVIYAMARDGLLFRFLANVSPYTHTPAVACLVSGCLAALMSLLVSLQDLIEMMSIGTLLAYTLVSVCVLLLRYQPDTDTHNFLPGEEEEGPRQKEGVMAECDDGTLPTNDDQMLIGGADSSTFDPDSSGYQSSGVAGEPGDSGSFHTGPSSLLKRVLGSRYSTLRVRLGIPDASARPTPSSGRMVTRCTLLLFFLSFLLWATVIFGVERGTGAGSAVSGIVATLLAGKIATILVVIVRQPESGRILPYMAPCVPFVPAVAILVNSYLMLKLSPLTWARFAVWCTLGILIYGCYGIWNSSLEISTREEQAHASTYQRYDDHLDDTFSPDNDLDPQDNQEEGRYQGWSAEKGYHYQQQNQDQNQDQEGDQYQNQYQDGNQYQDGSQYQNQSGYQSGPQGSSMGSRGRTNQGYTDPQEPEGSSCD, from the exons ATGGCAGAATGGCTGAGGCGTGTGTCCTGGGGAGATGCATGGTACAGCCTGTACTCCCGCCTGCTCAGGACCAAACCTGTGGGTAGGatgggtcaggggtcagaggtcagcgACGATATCACAGAGGTAGGGGGGCTGGCTAGGGTCCTGACGACAGCTGACCTGGTGTCGCTAGGGGTGGGGAGCTGCGTTGGCACAGGGATGTACGTGGTTGCCGGGCTGGTTGCTAAGGAGATGGCGGGGCCGGGAGTGATCCTGTCCTTCATCATCGCTGCTGTGGCTTCTATACTGTCAG GTGTATGTTATGCAGAGTTTGGCGTGCGTGTCCCTAAGACAACTGGGTCAGCCTACACCTACAGCTATGTCACAGTGGGGGAGTGTACGGCCTTTTTCATTGGCTGGAATCTGATCCTGGAGTACCTGATTGGTACTGCAGCCGGGGCGTCGGCTCTCAGCAGCATGTTTGACTCGCTGGCCAATCACAGCATCTCAAGCTATATGATAACACACCTGGGGACACTCAGAGGCctgg GTAAAGGGGAGGAGTCGTACCCTGACGTCCTGGCCATGGCCATATCGCTGGTTGTCACGGTAATTGTGTCATTAGGGGTTCGTAACTCGGTAGGGTTGAATAACGTTCTGAACATGGTCAACCTGGTGGTGTGGTGCTTCCTGATCATCTCTGGACTCTTCTTTCTCTCCGCTGACAACTGGGAGGCGGGAAACTTCCTGCCCTACGGATGGTCCGGG gtgaTGAAGGGAGCGGCCACTTGTTTCTATGCCTTCATAGGGTTTGACATCATCGCTACAACAGGAGAAGAAGCCAAGAGTCCCAACACCTCTATACCCTATGCTATTACTGCTAGTCTGATAACCTGCCTGACTGCATACGTCTCT GTGTCTGTGGTCCTGACTCTGATGGTTCCTTATGACCTGATCGATGGTTCAGCTCCACTGATGGAGATGTTTGCAGTGCATGGGTTCCTGCCGGGGAAATACATAGTGGCTGTAGGGTCTATAGCTGGCCTCACTGTCAGTCTAATGGGCTCCCTGTTCCCCATGCCCAGGGTCATATACGCTATGGCTAGAGACGGACTGCTCTTCAG gttccTGGCCAACGTCTCTCCATACACTCACACTCCAGCAGTAGCGTGTCTggtgtctggctgtctggctgctCTCATGTCTCTCCTCGTCTCCCTGCAAGATCTCATAGAGATGATGTCTATAGGAACGCTACTGGCTTACAccctggtcagtgtgtgtgtcctgctgctgcGCTACCAGcccgacacagacacacacaacttcctgcctggggaggaggaggaggggcctAGGCAAAAAGAGGGCGTGATGGCGGAATGCGATGACGGAACTCTGCCCACCAACGACGACCAGATGTTGATTGGAGGAGCAGACTCATCGACCTTTGACCCTGACAGCTCCGGCTACCAATCGAGCGGTGTTGCAGGTGAACCTGGTGACTCTGGCAGCTTCCACACCGGCCCCTCCTCGCTGTTGAAGAGGGTTCTAGGTAGTCGTTACTCCACCCTGCGTGTCCGCCTGGGGATCCCTGACGCCTCGGCCCGTCCCACCCCGTCCTCCGGTCGCATGGTGACACGCtgcaccctcctcctcttcttcctctcctttctcctctggGCCACTGTCATCTTCGGCGTGGAGCGAGGGACCGGAGCGGGCTCGGCCGTTTCAGGTATCGTAGCGACACTATTGGCAGGCAAAATAGCAACCATACTGGTGGTGATCGTGCGCCAGCCTGAGAGCGGGCGGATCCTGCCCTACATGGCGCCGTGCGTGCCGTTTGTCCCCGCAGTGGCCATCTTGGTAAACTCCTACCTGATGCTGAAACTGTCGCCGCTCACCTGGGCACGCTTCGCTGTCTGGTGCACTCTGG GTATACTGATCTACGGTTGCTATGGGATATGGAACAGCTCTTTGGAGATCAGCACCAGAGAGGAACAGGCTCACGCCAGCACCTACCAGCGCTATGATGACCACCTTGATGACACCTTCTCCCCTGACAATGACCTTGACCCCCAGGACAACCAGGAAGAGGGGCGCTACCAGGGCTGGTCAGCGGAGAAGGGCTACCACTACCAACAGCAAAACCAGGATCAGAACCAGGATCAGGAGGGTGACCAGTACCAAAACCAGTATCAAGATGGCAACCAGTACCAGGATGGCTCCCAGTACCAGAACCAGTCAGGTTATCAGTCCGGCCCTCAGGGCTCCTCTATGGGATCCAGGGGAAGAACCAATCAGGGCTACACAGATCCACAGGAACCCGAGGGCTCCTCTTGTGATTGA